GCGATCGCCTGTGCCTGCGCTTGGTTGTCGGACGCAATCGATCCCAGCAGCTGGTGCACCGCGCCCACGTCCGACGAAATGTCCTGCAGCGCGCCGTCGACCTTCTCGACCGCGCCCACCGCCGAGACGATGTCGGTCTGCGTGACCGTCAGCTGGTCGCGGGCCCGCTTGGCTTCCTCCTCCGCACGCATCGCGAGCGCGCTGACGAGATCGGCGACGACCGCAAAGCCGCGGCCCGCCTCGCCCGCCCGGCCCGCCTCGACCGCCGCGTTCATCGCCAGCACCCGCGTCTGGAAGGCGATCTTGTCGAGCCCCTCGATCACGCTGTCGATCCCCTTGGCGCTGTCGCTGACGCGGCCCATCGCCTGGACGGCCTCGTCGGCCAGCGCGCGGCCGCCGCTGACGGTCGCGATCGCCTGGTCGGCGCGCCCTACGGTCTCGCTCGAGGCCTCGGCCGAGGCGCGGAGCCGCCCGTTCATCTGCTGCACCGCCGCGCTCGTCTCCTCGAGGCTCGCGGCATTGCCTTCGGTCCGCCGGGCCAGGTCCTCGCTCGCCTGCGCGATCTCGTCGCTCCCGACGCGGATGCCGGACGCGCTTTGAGTCACCGCGAGGATCAGGTCCGCAATGCCGGCGACGGCCTCGTTGTAGGCATCTTTCAGCCCCGCATAGGCCGGGGGCGCGTCGGCGGTGATCCGGACGGTGAGGTCGCCGCCGCGCAGGGCCTTGAGCGCATCGCCGAACAGGTCGACCACCGCTTTCTGCTCCCTCGCCTGCGCGACCATCTGTTCGCGGGCCGTGTCGCGGAACACGAACATCGCCTTGGTCATGCGGCCGACGCAGTCGGTATAGTCGGTGAAGGCGATCGGCGTATCGAGATCGCCCTTGGCCAGCGCCTCCATCCGGGCGACCGTCGCGACATAGGGACCCGAGATGGCCTCGCGGAAGCTGGCGCCGACAATGCCCGCCGCGACCGCCGCGGCCGCGCCCACGCCGGCGGCGAGGAGATCGCCCCGCACCAGGGCGACCAGGGTCGGCACGCAGACGAGCCCGGTCATCACCGCCACGATGGTGAAGAGCTTGCTTCGGATGGGCATCGTTTCGCGGAACGATTGCATCATTTCGCTTCTCCCCCGAGCCGGCCGGCATCAGCCCCGACGGGCCACTCCCCACGAACAGTTGCAGCCATCTGACTTCCTCTCTCGATCCTGCGCGTCGGCGCCACGCGCGCGCTTCCCGTTCGCCGGGCGCGGCGCCGCTCCCTTGCCTTGTAGAGGGCTGTGGCGCTCCACCGGCGCGAAGCCGGCGATCGAATGGGCCGGCCCGCTGACGCCAACGCCGGGCCTGCACAGAAAGCGCTGTCCTACAGCAAACCTCTTTGGTTATCTTTATTCGACTCGGACCAGCCCATTCCAAGGATTGACCTCATGTCCGCAAGCGCGCCCGCCCCGACCATCGACCAGCTGATCGACGAGCTCATCGCCCGCGAGGGCGGCTATGTCGACCACAAGGCCGATCGCGGTGGCCCCACACGCTTCGGTATAACCGAAGCGGTTGCCCGGGCGCATGGTTACACCGGCCCGATGTCGCTTCTTCCCCAGGCCGAGGCGGCGGCCATCTACCGGCGGCTCTACTGGCTCCGGCCGAGATTCGACCAGGTCCAGCGCCGCGCCCCGCGGATCGCGGCCGAGCTGTTCGACACCGGCGCCAACATGGGGCCCGGCGTCGCGGTCACCTTTCTCCAGCGCGCGCTCACCGCATTGAACCGCAATGGCAAGGATTATCCCGACCTCACGCCCGACGGGCGGATCGGTCCGATCACGCTTGCCGCGATCGACGCCTTTCTCGCGCTTCGCAAGGCCGAGGGCGAGACCGTCCTCCTCCGCGCGCTCGAGGCGCTGCAGGGCGAGCGCTACCTTCGCCTGGCCGAGAAGCGACCCGCGAACGAAGCCTTTATCTACGGCTGGCTCGCGAACCGGATCGGTAACGTCGACTGAAGAACGACTCGCTTACCCTGTGACCTTCGAGACCTTGTTCAGGAAACCCCAAACATGCCCATCATCGAAGCCATCGTCGGCCCCGTCGCCAAGCTGATCGACAAGATCATTCCCGATCCCGCCGCCCGCGACCGCGCCAAGCTCGAACTCCTCAAGCTCGAGGGCGACCAGGACATGGCCGCCATCGCCCAGCAGATGCAGGCGATCGTGGTCGAGGCCCAGTCGGCCGACCCCTGGACCAGCCGCGCGCGGCCGAGCTTCCTCTACGTCATGTACGCGCTGATGCTCTGGTCCATTCCCATGGGCCTGATCGCGGCCGCCAACCCGTCCACCGCCAACGCCATCGCGGTCGGCATGACCGTCTATCTGCGCGGCCTGCCGAGCGAGCTCTACACCCTCTTCGGCACCGGCTACCTCGGCTACACCGCCGCCCGGACCTGGGGAAAGCTCAAGGGCGTCGAACGCTAGGAAGCGACTCCTCCCCCTTGCCCCTTTAGTCCACCCGTGGAACGATCTTCCCCGAGCCGTCTTCTAGGATGGCAAAAGGGAGGACGTTTCGCGCTTGGGGCAGCTACCGGAACCGCGTCGCAATTGCTGGCGGATCGAGGAAGCGTCGCGCGCGGCGGTGATCGTCGACGCCTGCGACTATTATCGCATCATCCGCGAGGCGATGCTGCGCGCCAAGCATCGCATCATGATCATCGGCTGGGACTTCGACCCGCGGATCAAGCTCGACCGGACCGAGAGCGATCAAAGCCTCGGCGACTTCCTCCTCGAGCTTGCGCACAAGAAGCCCGACGTCCCGATCAAGATCCTGAGCTGGCGGGTCGGCGCGCTCAAGCTCGCGCTGCGCGGAAGCGCCCTTCTCTGGCTGGCGCGGCTGACCTGGACCAAGGCAATCCGCTTCGTGATGGACGGCGCGCATCCGGTCGGCTGCTCGCACCACCAGAAGATCGTCGTCATCGACGACTGCTTCGCCATCTGCGGCGGGATCGACATGACCGGCGACCGTTGGGACCGGCCCGCGCACGAGGACCATGATCCCGACCGCCGGCGCCCCGGCGGCTCCGAATACGGCCCCTGGCATGACGCCACCATGGCCTGCGAAGGCCCGCTCGCTGCCGCGCTCGGCGAACTTGCCCGGACCCGCTGGGAGCATGCCACCGGGGAAAAGCTCGACCCGATCGATTGCCACGACGAGGTCTGGCCCGATCATCTCGAGCCGCAGTTCGAAGACAGCCGCTTCGCCATCGCCCGGACGGTCGCCGCCTACCAGGACTGGAAGGAGGTCAAGGAGATCGAGGCGCTGACCCTCGACATGATCGCCGCGGCCAGGCGCTTCATCTACGCCGAAAACCAGTATTTCACCTCGCCCAAGATCGCCGCCGCGATCATCAAGCGCCTGGGCGAGCCCGACCCGCCCGAATTCCTGCTGGTCAATCC
This genomic window from Sphingomonas rosea contains:
- a CDS encoding glycoside hydrolase family 108 protein, which translates into the protein MSASAPAPTIDQLIDELIAREGGYVDHKADRGGPTRFGITEAVARAHGYTGPMSLLPQAEAAAIYRRLYWLRPRFDQVQRRAPRIAAELFDTGANMGPGVAVTFLQRALTALNRNGKDYPDLTPDGRIGPITLAAIDAFLALRKAEGETVLLRALEALQGERYLRLAEKRPANEAFIYGWLANRIGNVD
- a CDS encoding holin family protein, whose product is MPIIEAIVGPVAKLIDKIIPDPAARDRAKLELLKLEGDQDMAAIAQQMQAIVVEAQSADPWTSRARPSFLYVMYALMLWSIPMGLIAAANPSTANAIAVGMTVYLRGLPSELYTLFGTGYLGYTAARTWGKLKGVER
- a CDS encoding phospholipase D-like domain-containing protein encodes the protein MGQLPEPRRNCWRIEEASRAAVIVDACDYYRIIREAMLRAKHRIMIIGWDFDPRIKLDRTESDQSLGDFLLELAHKKPDVPIKILSWRVGALKLALRGSALLWLARLTWTKAIRFVMDGAHPVGCSHHQKIVVIDDCFAICGGIDMTGDRWDRPAHEDHDPDRRRPGGSEYGPWHDATMACEGPLAAALGELARTRWEHATGEKLDPIDCHDEVWPDHLEPQFEDSRFAIARTVAAYQDWKEVKEIEALTLDMIAAARRFIYAENQYFTSPKIAAAIIKRLGEPDPPEFLLVNPVQADGWLEQVAMDATRLRLVELIGNADPGNRFRIVTPKTRGDDDIYVHAKLMIVDDTMLKIGSANMNNRSLGLDSECDVMLDASTDAERDALAALRTRLLAEHLDTTEEKVAATFAEKGSLLATLDALNPRTGRRLEPLPFERPEGVAKTIAETELLDPKSPDMMFEGFTHRSLFDPLRDRIHRRRARKRHPNA
- a CDS encoding methyl-accepting chemotaxis protein gives rise to the protein MMQSFRETMPIRSKLFTIVAVMTGLVCVPTLVALVRGDLLAAGVGAAAAVAAGIVGASFREAISGPYVATVARMEALAKGDLDTPIAFTDYTDCVGRMTKAMFVFRDTAREQMVAQAREQKAVVDLFGDALKALRGGDLTVRITADAPPAYAGLKDAYNEAVAGIADLILAVTQSASGIRVGSDEIAQASEDLARRTEGNAASLEETSAAVQQMNGRLRASAEASSETVGRADQAIATVSGGRALADEAVQAMGRVSDSAKGIDSVIEGLDKIAFQTRVLAMNAAVEAGRAGEAGRGFAVVADLVSALAMRAEEEAKRARDQLTVTQTDIVSAVGAVEKVDGALQDISSDVGAVHQLLGSIASDNQAQAQAIAEISAAVSSMDQSTQQNAAMVEETSAAARNLLNEVTALAQKAQQFRTGGPAPAVLAPAKAAAPAPKPAAVGRPSPGLPKRGKEGAYVSPVKALPPMSLDKLAAGGGDDDWHEF